A DNA window from Suncus etruscus isolate mSunEtr1 chromosome 8, mSunEtr1.pri.cur, whole genome shotgun sequence contains the following coding sequences:
- the PLET1 gene encoding placenta-expressed transcript 1 protein: MAVLYFTLKPWGLFLCLGLLLPSACMAEYNGSCSVFKEILSSPGPNIQVEPNAYTSNNTYKVSLLVNKNINFVLLKAMDKNNHPVGMWQNADKLCNDGALYQVDTSHEVPFWAFWASPPSTNVTPVKLQVFTVYSNRQAAVSSLELKDKTSTASPSKTSTSRSPPTPAPTSVTIRTPSIALTTSISSASTAFLSPITGAIQILLIFLTGKLLF, from the exons ATGGCAGTCCTCTACTTCACACTGAAGCCATGGGGGCTATTTCTGTGCCTGGGGCTGCTGCTTCCTTCTGCCTGCATGGCAGAGTACAATGGCAGTTGCTCAGTCTTCAAGGAGATCCTGTCCTCACCTGGCCCAAACATCCAGGTCGAGCCTAATGCCTACACAAGCAACAACACCTACAAAG TATCGCTTCTtgtgaataaaaatatcaacttTGTGCTCCTAAAAGCAATGGACAAGAATAACCACCCAGTGGGCATGTGGCAAAATGCAGATAAGCTTTGCAACGATGGCGCCCTGTATCAAGTGGATACCTCACATGAAGTGCCCTTCTGGGCCTTCTGGGCTTCTCCTCCCTCCACAAATGTAACTCCAGTCAAGCTACA AGTCTTCACTGTCTATTCAAACAGACAAGCTGCAGTTTCTTCTCTGGAACTAAAAG ATAAAACCTCAACAGCCTCACCATCCAAGACCTCTACAAGCAGatcaccccccaccccagccccaaccTCAGTCACAATCCGAACCCCATCTATAGCTCTGACCACCAGCATCAGCTCAGCCAGCACAGCCTTCCTCAGTCCCATTACTGGTGCCATTCAAATCCTGCTCATCTTTCTGACCGGCAAACTCCTCTTCTAG